Proteins from one Salarias fasciatus chromosome 14, fSalaFa1.1, whole genome shotgun sequence genomic window:
- the LOC115400573 gene encoding RING-box protein 2, whose product MDDGDEPGLVLSHNTSSGSKSGGDKMFSLKKWNAVAMWSWDVECDTCAICRVQVMDACLRCQAENKQEDCVVVWGECNHSFHNCCMSLWVKQNNRCPLCQQDWVVQRIGK is encoded by the exons ATGGATGACGGCGACGAGCCGGGTTTAGTCCTCTCGCACAACACGTCGTCGGGCTCCAAGTCGGGCGGGGACAAGATGTTCTCCCTGAAGAAGTGGAACGCGGTGGCCATGTGGAGCTGGGACGTTGAGTGTGATACCTGTGCCATTTGCCGGGTGCAGGTGATGG ACGCTTGTCTTCGATGCCAGGCGGAAAATAAACAAGAGGATTGTGTTG TTGTGTGGGGCGAGTGTAACCACTCCTTCCATAACTGCTGCATGTCGCTGTGGGTGAAGCAGAACAACCGCTGCCCGCTCTGCCAGCAGGACTGGGTGGTTCAGAGAATCGGCAAATAA
- the LOC115400711 gene encoding transmembrane protein 255B-like translates to MTLMVPGAAGRSKPASANPETELKMRVRRASWLVLGMLTLSLLLVLLGIYTTTRTESLHVTGYASGVILTLGSFVGLLGLRLEENRRQLLRAAMFFLSLGVICSFLCLLIDGVCTALNLDMRPLKAGRCQHYSSGNSYMYENFYTSVSCWTLQESCTLTVRSGTCYCCDLYDCANGGYLSNYYEFVGVQSCDEVFVLYVSIWILSGLNLVAFFMGILVTAVLGSIKVPRCSSPVTDLSESAASSPTAPLLMDTNAYKAHRLHPLAPGFIDPGEKTAASSSVPLLASPPPPFAPLSSLPPYRDHDLPA, encoded by the exons ATGACTCTGATGGTTCCTGGAGCGGCGGGTCGAAGCAAACCAGCATCTGCAAACCCAGAAACAG agctgaagaTGAGGGTCAGGAGGGCGTCTTGGCTGGTGCTGGGCATGTTGACTCTGtccctgctgctggtgctgctgggaaTCTACACCACGACCCGCACGGAGAGCCTGCATGTGACCGGCTACGCCTCGGGAGTCATT CTCACCCTCGGATCCTTCGTGGGACTCCTGGGACTGCGTCTGGAGGAAAACCGCAGGCAGCTG CTGAGAGCCGCCATGTTCTTCCTCAGCTTGGGGGTCATCTGCTCTTTCCTGTGCCTGCTCATCGACGGTGTCTGTACGGCCCTGAACCTG GACATGCGTCCACTGAAAGCAGGACGATGTCAACATTACAGCAGCGGCAACAGCTACATGTATGAGAATTTCTATACTTCT gtgtcctgctggactctgcaggagtcCTGCACCCTGACGGTGCGCAGTGGGACTTGTTACTGCTGCGATCTGTACGACTGTGCAAA CGGCGGTTATCTCAGCAACTACTACGAGTTTGTTGGAGTGCAAAGCTGCGACGAAGTCTTCGTTCTGTACGTTTCAATCTGGATCCTGTCCGGTCTGAACCTCGTGGCCTTCTTCATGGGAATCCTGGTCACCGCCGTGCTGGGCAGCATCAAAGTCCCG AGGTGCAGCAGCCCTGTGACTGACCTCTCTGAGAGCGCTGCATCTTCCCCAACAGCCCCTCTGCTGATGGACACCAATGCATACAAAGCACACCGGCTCCACCCA ttAGCGCCAGGATTTATTGATCCCGGAGAAAAGACGGCTGCCTCGTCCTCGGTGCCCCTCCTGgcgtctcctccacccccctttGCCCCGCTGAGCAGCCTGCCGCCGTACCGAGACCACGATCTCCCTGCCTGA